TGGAAGAAATGAAATAGTCAACGCTGTTAAAAAGATAGGCAAATCATTGCTAGATGGCAAAATAAAATTAAATGATATAGATGAACAAATTATTGCTGATAACCTGTATACAGCAGGACAGCCTGATCCAGATTTAATCATAAGGCCTAGCGGTGAACTGAGAATCAGCAATTTTATGTTATGGCAATCTGCATATTCAGAATTATGGTTTTCTGATATATTATGGCCTGATTTTGATAAAAATCACCTCATAGAAGCTATAGTTGATTATCAAAAGCGAAACAGACGGTTTGGCGGTATATAAATTAAGGAGTTGAATTTATGTTAAAAAAAAGGATATCAAGTGCAATAATTGGCCTTCCTTTGGTTTTTATAGCATTAATAGCAGGTGGATGGTATCTAAGGCTATTTTTAGCAGCAGTAAGCCTTATGGGATTAAACGAATTTTATACTGTTTTCAAAAATATCAATATAAAACCAATAAATTATATAGGGTATATAGCAATTTTATTTTTTTATGTTTTAGGATATTCTTACAATACCATGGATGTTATTATATTAATAGCCATAATCATTTTTACTGTGCCAATATTGCAGAGAAAATATAATTTAGAGGATACTTCAATCACAATGGCAGGTGTTATCTATATAATTTTCTTTTCTTATATAGGAAAAATAAGAGACATTAATAATGGGTATTTGTTGGTATGGCTTATATTTATCATATCATGGTTAACAGATACTTTTGCATATTTTGTAGGAAAACATGTTGGTAGAAATAAATTATGTCCTAATATAAGTCCAAATAAAACTTTCGAAGGTTCTATAGGAGGAATAATAGGTTCCCTAATAGGTTGTCTTATTTTTACATATTTATTTAAAGAAAAATTGCAGATAAATATTTTTTACATAATTGCTTTAAGCATTACCGGAAGCCTAGTAGCTCAGATAGGTGATCTTTTTGCCTCATTGATAAAGCGAAATTGCAATACAAAAGATTTTAGCAAGATTATTCCTGGTCATGGCGGTGTTTTAGATAGATTCGATAGCATTTTATTTGTATCTCCATATATTTATATCTTTTTTACGTATGTCTACAGATGAAAGGAGCATAACATGAAAAATATAGTTATATTGGGTTCTACAGGTTCTATTGGAACGCAAACTCTTGATGTAGTAAGAAAGTCAAACGAATTTCGAGTTATTGGATTAACGTGTTATAATAATATTGAACTTATGAAGAAACAAATTGATGAGTTTAAACCGAAATTTGTAGCTGTGAAAGACACGACATATGCAAAAAAATTGAAGGATATGATTGATGACAGTACAGTGATACTTTCTGGTGAAGATGGAATAAATGAGATAGCTTCTATACCAGATGTTCAAACTGTTGTAGTAGCTATTGAAGGCATTGCGGCACTTGTGCCCGCTATAAAAGCAATTGAAGCGGGACATGACATCGCACTTGCAAATAAAGAATGCTTAGTTACGGGTGGACACATAATTAAAAGACTGGTAAGCGAGAAAAATATAAATATACTCCCTGTTGATAGTGAGCATAATGCAATATTTCAATGTATTCAATCTGGTAAAAAAGAGTTCGTAAATAAATTGATTATCACTGCATCTGGAGGACCATTTAGAGGTAAAACGGTGAATGAATTAAAATACGTTACTGTTGAGGAAGCTTTAAAGCACCCTAATTGGAAAATGGGGAAAAAAATTACCATTGACTCTGCTACACTAATGAATAAAGGCTTTGAGGTGATAGAAGCTAAATGGCTTTTTGATATACCAATGAATAAAATAGAAGTTGTTGTACACAAAGAAAGTATAATTCATTCAATGGTGGAATTTATAGATGGTAGTATTATTGCAGAAATGGCAACACCGGATATGAGAATACCAATACAATATGCACTTAATTTTCCAAACAGAAAATATATAGACGGTGTTTCTTATCTTGATGTAACAAAGATTGGAAATTTGTCCTTTGAAAAACCAGATATTAATACATTTAGATGTCTTCGACTGGCATATGACGCATTAAAAGAAGGTGGAACGATGACAACTGTATTAAATACGGCAGATGAAGTAGCAGTTCAATTGTTTTTAAAAAAAATAATTTCTTTTAATGATATTCCTTATATAATAGAAAAATATATGAATAATCATAAAAACATCATTAATCCAGAATTAAATGATATAATAGAAGTAGATAATGAAATAAGGGCAAAAATTAAGCGTGAGTATATGAGGTGATAGATAAGTGATATTTTTTTACGTTGTTGTAAGTGTAATTGTATTGAGTATTTTAGTCACGATCCACGAGTTTGGACATTTTATAGTCGCAAAATTGTCTGGCACAAAAGTTAATGAATTTGCTGTTGGCTTTGGACCAAAGATCTTTTCGAAAAAATATGGTGAAACAGAATATTCATTTAGAATAATGTTATTTGGTGGTTTTTGTGCATTAGCAGGTGAAGATGAAATATCTAATGATAAAAGAGCTGTAACTAATAAACCTTGGTACACAAGGCTAGGAATTTTTGCAGCTGGGCCTTTAATGAATATATTATTGACTTTTATCATTCTGATTATGGTTTTTTACATAGTTGGGAGTCCAGTGCCGATTGTTAGTTCTACCATAAGCGGATATCCCGCAGAAAAAGCCGGAATCATGCCAGGTGATAAAATAGTAATGGTAAACAATACAAAAATAAATGATTGGGATACATTACAGAATATAATTAATTCAAATAATGGAATCAAATTAAAACTCACGATAGAAAGAGATAACGTAATTTTAACTAAGACTATTGTACCTACTTATGATAAAAATGCTTCAAAGCCAATGATAGGAATTGTTCCTCAGTATAAAAGATCTTTAGTTTTAGCTTTTAGTACTGGCACGAAGCAGGCAATCTTTTTTTCTAAAATGATAATTTTATCCTTGTACATGCTTATAACGGGTAAAGCTTCAACAAATGATTTGATGGGTCCAGTTGGCATAGTTCAAGCCATTGGTACAGAGGCAAAGTCTGGTATACTGAACTTAATGGCATTTACTGCGCTTATAAGCGTAAATCTGGGACTATTAAATTTACTGCCGTTTCCCGCGCTAGATGGTGGTAGGATTTTATTTGTGCTGATAGAAAAAATCAGAGGAAAACCTATCGATCCGGAAAAGGAAGGTTTCGTCCACTATATTGGCTTTATATTGTTGATTGCGCTTATACTTTTTGCTACATACAAAGATTTGGTTAGAATAAATATTTTAAAATAATAGGTGATTATATGAGAAAAAAAACAAAAGAAGTAAGGATCGGAAACATATATATAGGGGGGAACAATCCAATTGCATTACAATCAATGACAAATACAGATACAAAAGATATAGAGAAAACTGTCAATCAAATTAGAGATTTGCAAAATGCTGGTTGTGATATAGTACGTGTAGCAGTGCTTGATTTTGAGGCTGCAAACGCCATTAAGGGGATAAAAAGGGAAATTAGCATTCCTATTGTGGCAGATATTCACTTTGATTATAGGCTTGCAATTGAGGCAATAAAGAATGGAGCAGATAAAATTAGAATAAATCCAGGAAATATTGGTGGTGAAGACAAGTTAAAATTAGTCGCTGATGCTGCCAAAGATAGTGGTATTCCTATAAGAGTAGGAGTAAATTCTGGTTCCTTGGAAAAAGATATTTTAAATAAATATGGTGGCGTAACAGCAGAAGGAATTGTAGAAAGTGCTCTTAAAAGTGTCTCTTTATTAGAAAAGTGTGGCTTTTATGATATAGTGATATCTTTAAAAACCTCAAATGTCCCACTTACAATAGAATCGTATAAACTAATTTCAGAGAAAGTAAATTATCCGCTTCATGTAGGTGTTACAGAAGCTGGAACAGGTTGTTATGGAACAATAAAATCTTCAATTGGCATAGGAACATTGTTGTATATGGGTATTGGAGATACTATCAGAGTTTCATTAACTGGAAATCCGCTTGAAGAGGTAAAAGTAGGTAAGCAAATATTAAAATCATTGGGATTATCAAAAGGCGGAGTAGAAATCATATCGTGTCCAACTTGTGGAAGAACAAAAATCAATTTAATTGATTTGGCAAAAAAGGTTGAAAATGCGACTGCCAGCATTAAAGAAGATATGAAAATTGCTGTAATGGGGTGTGCAGTTAATGGTCCAGGAGAAGCGAAAGAAGCAGATATAGGAATAGCAGGTGGGGCAGGTGAAGGTCTTATTTTTAAACACGGAAAAGTGCTTAAAAAAGTACCAGAAGATAGGCTTTTTGATGAATTTATTAAGGAACTTAACGATATATTGAAGGAGAAATTATAATGATATCTGTAATTATACCTGCGTATAATGAGGAGAAAAATATAAAAAATGTCTTAAACGTACTTAAAAAAATCAATATTATAGATGAAATAATTGTGGTAAATGATGGTTCAACAGACGACACTGAAAAAGTAGTTTCTCTTTTCGAAGTTAAACTTATAAATTTAAGGACAAATTTAGGCAAAGGTGCTGCGATAAAAAGAGGGATCCAAGCTGCTAGTGGGGATTTCTTGGTTTTGCTTGATGCGGATCTTATAGGTTTTACTCCAGAGCACTTTAATAAATTAGTGGAACCTGTTTTAGAAAACAATTGTGACATGACGGTTGGCATATTTTCATCTGGAAGAAAAAGAACAGATTTAGCACAAAAAATAGCGCCTTTTTTGTCTGGACAAAGAGCTTTAAAAAAGGATTTATTTATAGAGTTTATAAATGACAAAGATATAGATATTTTAAAGTATGGAATAGAAGTTGCATTGACAAAATATGCAAAAGAAAAACATTTAAGAGTAAGGCATGTACAGCTAGAAAATATGACACATATTATGAAAGAAGAAAAACTAGGTTTCATTAAAGGTTTTAAAGCTAGATTAAGGATGTACAAAGATATTTTAAAGGTATGGATGTAAGGAGTGCATTTAAATGCTGCCTTCTTTTTTAAAAGAAGATCTCGGTATAAACGATATAGAAGTAAGTAAAATAAGCCTTTCCTTGAAAGAAAAAAAGCTTATATTATATTTACCTTTTAATTTAGAAAAAGAAATAACGAAATTAGAAAATTTAAAATCCACTATTAAATCAAAAATTCCTCAGTTACAAAATATAGAATTTAAATTTAAAGGTTCAGATGTCAATAATATTTCTTCGATTATGAGTGATCATTGGGAGGATATTGTAAAAAAGGCAAGTGAAAAATACCCTGGAACATTGAGTTTTATGAAGTCTTGCGATATCTGTATAAAAAATAATCAACAGATCTTAATAAAAGCATCAAATGAAGTGGCTTATAATTTTTTAAAGAAAAATAAAGTCAATATATATATTTGTGAAATGATAAAAAAATATTATGGATTAAATGTTGAACTTATTTTGGATTTTGATGAGTCATTAAATAGTAAGGTTAATAAAAAAATACAAAAAGATGAAGAAATGATTGTAAATAATATAATTACATCTCCAACTGAAGATTTGCACGAGGATGCAAGCAATGTCAATAATGATGAAAAAAAAGTATTACTTGGCAAAGAGATAAATTCAGAAGCAATAAAAATATCTGAAATATCTCAAGAAGGCGAAGATGTAACAATACAAGGAGAAATATTTGCATTAGAATATCGCGAAATTAAGTCTAAATATTTGATGAGATTTGATATAACAGATAACACGTCATCATTTTCAGTTAAAGCATTTTTAAGTGATGAAAAGTATAATGCAACTAAAGACAGATTAAGTGTAGGAAGCTGTGTTAGGGTACGTGGAACTGTCATATACGACAAATACGAAAGAGATTTAATTATAAATGCAAAGGATATTGAAATTGCTGAAAAAATAATGAGAATGGACAACTCACCAGAAAAAAGAGTAGAATTGCATGTACACACGCAAATGAGCAGTATGGACGGTGTAAGTTCTGCTGAGTCTTTGATTAGAAGAGCATCTGAATGGGGGCACAAGGCTATAGCGATAACGGATCATGCAGTATTACAAGCTTATCCTGAAGCTCAGAGTGCTGCCAAAAAATATGGTGTCAAAGTCATCTACGGTTTAGAGGGCTATCTTGTCAATGATGGTGTTCCAATCGTCAGTGGAAATGTATCTGGAACTATTGATGACAGCTTTGTTGTATTTGATATTGAAACAACTGGTTTATCAAGTATCAATGATAATATTATCGAGATTGGTGCTGTTAAGATAAAGAATTGCCAAATAGTAGATACTTTTGAAACTTTTGTAAATCCTCAAATTCATATATCAAGATTTATAACAAAATTAACTGGAATAACTGATGATATGGTTGATGGATATCCACCAATCAAAGAAGTTTTACCTAAATTTTTAGAATTTATAAAAGGTTCCACTCTCGTTGCTCATAATGCAAATTTTGATGTGACGTTTATAAAAACAAAAGCTAAAAATATTGGAATTGAAGTAGACAATCCTGTTTTAGATACTTTAGAATTAAGCAGACATATGTATGAAAATTTAAAAAATTACAAACTTGACACAGTAGCACAGTATCTTGGAGTTTCACTTGAAAATCATCATAGAGCTGTAGATGATGCTAGAGCAACTGCTGAAATTTTTCTTAAAAGTATTGCTAAACTAAAGGAAAATGGAGTATATAAAGTAAATGAAATAAATAGTTATTTAAAGAATAAAGTTGACATTAAAAAAATGCCTACATATCACGTAATAATACTTGTAAAAAATCAGAAAGGATTAAGAAATTTATATGAATTAGTATCAAAATCTAATTTAGACTATTTCCACAGGAATCCAAGAATTCCCAAAAGTCTGTTGACACAAATGAGAGAAGGATTGTTAATTGGTTCTGCTTGTGAACAAGGGGAAGTTTTTAGAGGATTGATATCAAATTTTGATGACGACAAATTGCAAGAAATAATTAGGTATTACGATTATCTTGAGATACAACCTCTAGGCAATAATGAATTTTTAATCGATAAAGGTGAAGTAAAAAACAAAGAAGAACTGATAAAAATAAATAAACGCATTTATGAACTTGGAAAGCGCTTTAAAAAGCCTGTTGTTGCAACATGTGATGTCCATTTTTTAGAACCATGGGATAACGTGTATAGAAAAATACTTATGTACGGAAAAGGGTTTAAAGATGCTGATAGACAACCTCCATTGTATTTTAGAACAACAGAAGAAATGTTAAGCGAGTTTAACTACTTTGATGAAAAAATTGCTAAAGAAATAGTTATTGACAATCCTAATAAAATAGTAGAATTGATAGAAGATGTTAAACCAATTCCTGATGGTACTTTTCCTCCGTCAATAGAAGGTGCAGAAGAAGAATTAAGAAAGCTGACACTTAATAAAGCACATGAAATATATGGTGAAAAGTTGCCAGAAATAGTGGAAAAGAGGTTAGACAAGGAATTAAACTCTATCATAAATAATGGCTATGCTGTGATGTATATTATTGCACAAAAATTAGTTACAAAATCTTTAAATGATGGTTACTTAGTTGGTTCGAGGGGCTCTGTTGGTTCGTCATTTGTGGCAACTATGAGTGGAATAACCGAAGTTAACCCATTGCCACCGCATTACATATGCCCTAAATGTAAATATTCCGAATTCATTTTAGATGGAAGCTATGGTTCCGGTGTGGACATGCCTGATAAAAATTGTCCAAATTGTGGTACAAAGATGAAAAAGGATGGCCATGATATACCATTTGAAGTATTTCTCGGTTTTGAAGGTGATAAGGAACCTGATATAGATCTCAATTTTTCTGGTGATTATCAACCAATAGCTCATAAATATACCGAAGAAATCTTTGGCACAGGACACGTATTTAGAGCAGGTACTATTGGTACATTAGCCGATAAAACTGCTTACGGATTTGTAAAAAAGTATTTTGAAGAAAAAAACTTATTAGTTCACAATGCAGAGATTAAAAGATTAGTTATGGGTTGCACTGGTGCAAAAAGAACAACCGGCCAACATCCTGGAGGTGTCATGGTAGTACCTAAAGACAGGGATATTTATGATTTTACACCAATACAGCATCCTGCGGATGCACAAGATTCTGATATAATAACAACCCATTTTGATTATCATTCTATAAGCGGAAGATTGTTAAAACTCGACATATTAGGTCATGATGATCCGACGGTAATTAGAATGTTGGAGGACTTGACAGGCGTTAATGCAAGAGAAATACCATTAGATGATAAAGAAACGATGAGTTTATTTACAAGTGTTGACGCGCTTAATATTAAGCCAGAAGATATAAATTGCACAGTTGGCACTTTGGGTCTGCCTGAATTTGGTACCAGATTTGTAAGGCAAATGCTTGTAGATACTAAACCTACAACATTTGCTGAGCTTGTCAGAATTAGTGGTCTTTCACATGGCACTGACGTATGGCTAAATAATGCACAGGACATTATAAAAGAAGGTAAGGCAACCCTTAAAGAAGTAATCTCTACGAGAGATGACATAATGTTGTTTCTTATCAGCAAAGGAATGGATAAAAAATTGTCATTTAAAATAATGGAAAGCGTTCGAAAAGGAAAAGGCATAAAAGATGAAGAAATTGAAGAGATGAAAAAACATGATGTTCCAGATTGGTTTATTCAATCTTGTAAAAAAATTAAATATATGTTTCCTAAAGCACATGCTGTTGCATATGTAATTATGGCGTTTAGAATTGCTTATTTTAAAGTACATTATCCAGAGGCGTTTTATGCAACATATTTTACTGTCAGAGCGGATGAGTTTAACATAGACATAATGAATTCTATAGAAAAGATAAAAGAGAACATAAGATTGATTGAATCAAAAGGTAATAATGCTACAGCTAAAGAAAAAGGACTATTGACAATACTAGAAGTTGGATTAGAAATGTATTTAAGAGGTCTAAAATTTACTGATGTAGATTTGTATAAATCTGATGCAATTAAATTTCTTATTACTAAAGATGGTATATTACCTCCATTGAATTCTTTAGAGGGAATTGGGAAACAGGCTGCAAAAATAATAGCAGAAGAAAGAAAAAATGGTAAATTCCTGTCTATAGAAGATTTAAGAAACAGAACCAGAATCAGCAAGACGGTAATAGAGATTTTAAAACAGCACGGATGTTTGCAAGATATTCCTGAGTCAAATCAATTAAGTTTATTTTAATGTTGCATTGGTTATTTGTGTATGTTATAATTGTTATGGCAAAATAGAAATTAAACTTAAGAGTGGGATTTCCCACTCTTTCGTATTATATAATTGTATTTTTTACACAAAATTAATTAAGGATATAAGATAAGGAGGTAATTAGATTGTCGAAAATTGAAGAGCTGACAAGAAATCTTGTTGCTCCTGCTATAGAGAAAAACAATTTTGAATTGGTTGATGTTGAATACAAAAAGGAAGGTAACAATTGGTATTTAAGAGTTTATATAGATAAGGATGGGGGAGTTAGTTTAGACGACTGTCAAATAATTAGTGAGTATCTTAGTGAAAAGCTTGATGAAGTGGATCCAATAGAAAATAGCTACATACTTGAAGTATCATCACCTGGTATAGATAGACCATTAAAGACCCAGAGAGATTTTGATAAATTTAAAGGCAGTTTAGTTGAAGTTTCATTATATCAGCCAATAGATAAAAAGAAAAAGTATGAAGGGGAGCTTGTGGGATTAATTAATGACAAAGTAGTAATAACAGATAATGGTGAAAGAAGAGAGTTTGATATTAAAGATATAAGTTTAGTTAAGCCTGTAATTAAATTTTGAATTGAAGGAGGGAGATTAATGAATAGTGAATTTATTGAGGCACTTGATCAAATTTGTAAAGATAAAGGTATCCCTAAAGACACGATGTTTGAAGCAATCGAAGCTGCTTTAGTTTCAGCATATAAAAAAAATTATGGAACTGCTCAGAATGTAAAAGTAAAAATGGACAGAGAAACTGGCGATGTTAAAGTTTATGCACAAAAAACTGTTGTTGAGAATGTTTATAATGATTTACTCGAAATAAGTTTAGAAGATGCTCAAAAGTTAAGTAAAAAATATCAAGTTGGTGATGTCGTTGATATCGAAGTTACACCAAAATCTTTTGGCAGAATAGCAGCTCAAAATGCGAAACAAGTTGTTGTTCAGAGAATAAGAGAAGCAGAACGTGGCATAGTATATGAAGATTTCTTGAGTAAAGAATCAGAGATTGTAACTGGAATAGTAGAAAGAATTGAAAGAAAAAACGTACTGGTGGATTTAGGGAAAGCCGAAGCGACATTGACACCGAATGAACAGATACCAAATGAGACTTATAATCATGGAGACAGAATAAAAGTTTATATAGTCGAAGTAAAAAAGACAACAAAAGGGCCACAAATACTGATTTCTCGTTCACATCCTGGCCTTGTAAAAAGACTTTTTGAAATGGAAGTGCCAGAATTACAGCAAGGAATTGTGGAAATACGCAGTATATCAAGAGAACCAGGTTCAAGAACCAAAATGGCTGTATACACGAAAGATGAGAATGTAGATCCAGTGGGTTCTTGTGTTGGATATAAAGGTGCTAGGGTACAAGCGGTTGTAAATGAGTTGAAAGGTGAAAAAATAGATATTGTAAAGTGGAGCTCAAAACCACAAGAATTTGTGACTAATGCTTTGAGTCCGGCAAAAGTTTTAAGTATAGATATTGATGAAAAAGAAAAAATAGCCAGAGTTGTTGTTCCCGATTATCAGCTTTCTCTTGCGATTGGCAAAGAGGGACAGAATGTAAGACTGGCTGCTAAATTAACAGGATGGAAAATTGATATAACAAGTGAATCTGCGTCCAAATCTTAATGTCGGGGTGGTGAATATGAAGGCAAAAAAAATTCCTATGCGAATGTGCCTTGGTTGTCAAGAGATGAAACCAAAAAAAGAACTATTGAGAATAGTCAAAAAAGCTCATAGCAATGATATCCAAGTTGATCTTACAGGAAAGATGTCAGGAAGAGGTTGCTATATATGTAAAAACATTGATTGTCTTGAAAAGGCTTTAAAGTCAAAAAAAATAGAAAGAGCATTAGAAACTTCGCTGACTGAAGATATTATTGAGCAAATGAGAAAAGAGGTTTCAAATGAATAAATTTTATTCAATGTTGGGATTGTGCAGAAAGGCTGGCAAGTTATTAGCTGGAAGTTTTGGAGTTGAAAAAGGTGTTGTCAATTTAAAGGTTTGTTTAGTTGTAATATCTGCAGATGCTTCCGATAACACAAAGAAAAAATTTATAAATTTATGTAATAGCAAGAATATTCCCTATTTAATAGTAGGAAATAAAGAAGATATAGGGAAAAGTATAGGGAAAGGTGATACAGCAGTAATTGGCATTACAGATGTTAATCTATCCAACAAATTAATAATTGAAGCAGAGGAGGTTCTAACTAATGGAGGTGAATAAAATGTCAAAAACTAGAGTTTATGAATTAGCGAAAGAATTAAAATTAACTAGTAAAGAATTGATATCAAAGCTTAATGACTTAGACATTAATGTAAAAAACCATATGAGTACTTTAGAAGACGATGAAGTAAGTTTAGTAATAGATTTGTTAACCGAAAAGGAAGAAACAGAAACAGATGATTTATTAGATGAATATGAAGAAATCAATGAAAAACCTTCAAAAAAATCTACAAAGAAACAGAAGAAATCTGATAGCAAAAAAGCTAAAGAAAGTAACATGAATGTACAGCAGAATGATACGGTTAAGATAATATCAATACCTGCCTTTATTACTGTTAAAGAGCTATCTGAAAAAATGAAAATAAACCCATCAGACATCATTAAAAAATTAATATCAAGAGGAATAATGGTGACAATAAATCAACAAATAGATTACGAAAATGCATCACAAATTGCTGAAGAATATGGCTTTTTACTAGAAAAAAAAGAAGATAACGAAGATAATCTTGAGATTATAGATAAAGAAGACGATGAAAAAGATCTACTTCCTAGACCACCTGTTATAACAGTTATGGGACATGTAGATCATGGAAAAACCTCTTTATTGGATGCGATCAGGAAAACAAATGTTACTCAGCGTGAGGCAGGTGGAATAACGCAGCATATTGGTGCATCTGTAGTAGAAATAAATGGAAAAAAAGTTGTGTTTTTAGATACACCTGGACATGAAGCATTTACAGCAATGAGAGCAAGAGGCGCTAGTGTTACAGATATTGCAGTGCTAGTTGTTGCTGCAGATGATGGTGTAATGCCTCAAACGATAGAAGCAATCAATCATGCAAAAGCTGCTAATGTTCCTATAATTGTTGCAATAAACAAAATAGACAAACCGAATGCAAATCCAGACAGAGTAAAACAAGAATTAGTTGAACATGGCTTAGTACCTGAAGATTGGGGTGGCAATACAATCTGTGTCAATGTTTCAGCACAGAAAAATATAGGACTTGACGATTTATTGGAAATGATATTATTAGAAGCGGAAATGTTAGAGTTAAAAGCTAATCCAAATAGGCCAGCTAGAGGGACTATAATAGAAGCACAACTTGATAAAAATAGAGGTCCTATTGCTACAGTTTTAGTCCAAAAAGGAACCCTTAAGACAGGAGATGTAATAATCGCTGGAACAGCTTATGGCAAAGTAAGAGCCATGTTTGATGATAAAGGGAGAAAAGTAAAAAAAGCAACACCGTCAATTCCTGTTGAGGTTTTGGGTTTATCAGATGTTCCAAAAGCAGGTGACATACTAGTAGTATTGGATGATGAGAAAAAAGCTCGGTCAATTGCAGAAAAACGCAAAGAAAAGTACAGAGAAGAAGA
The nucleotide sequence above comes from Thermoanaerobacterium sp. CMT5567-10. Encoded proteins:
- a CDS encoding PolC-type DNA polymerase III, with product MLPSFLKEDLGINDIEVSKISLSLKEKKLILYLPFNLEKEITKLENLKSTIKSKIPQLQNIEFKFKGSDVNNISSIMSDHWEDIVKKASEKYPGTLSFMKSCDICIKNNQQILIKASNEVAYNFLKKNKVNIYICEMIKKYYGLNVELILDFDESLNSKVNKKIQKDEEMIVNNIITSPTEDLHEDASNVNNDEKKVLLGKEINSEAIKISEISQEGEDVTIQGEIFALEYREIKSKYLMRFDITDNTSSFSVKAFLSDEKYNATKDRLSVGSCVRVRGTVIYDKYERDLIINAKDIEIAEKIMRMDNSPEKRVELHVHTQMSSMDGVSSAESLIRRASEWGHKAIAITDHAVLQAYPEAQSAAKKYGVKVIYGLEGYLVNDGVPIVSGNVSGTIDDSFVVFDIETTGLSSINDNIIEIGAVKIKNCQIVDTFETFVNPQIHISRFITKLTGITDDMVDGYPPIKEVLPKFLEFIKGSTLVAHNANFDVTFIKTKAKNIGIEVDNPVLDTLELSRHMYENLKNYKLDTVAQYLGVSLENHHRAVDDARATAEIFLKSIAKLKENGVYKVNEINSYLKNKVDIKKMPTYHVIILVKNQKGLRNLYELVSKSNLDYFHRNPRIPKSLLTQMREGLLIGSACEQGEVFRGLISNFDDDKLQEIIRYYDYLEIQPLGNNEFLIDKGEVKNKEELIKINKRIYELGKRFKKPVVATCDVHFLEPWDNVYRKILMYGKGFKDADRQPPLYFRTTEEMLSEFNYFDEKIAKEIVIDNPNKIVELIEDVKPIPDGTFPPSIEGAEEELRKLTLNKAHEIYGEKLPEIVEKRLDKELNSIINNGYAVMYIIAQKLVTKSLNDGYLVGSRGSVGSSFVATMSGITEVNPLPPHYICPKCKYSEFILDGSYGSGVDMPDKNCPNCGTKMKKDGHDIPFEVFLGFEGDKEPDIDLNFSGDYQPIAHKYTEEIFGTGHVFRAGTIGTLADKTAYGFVKKYFEEKNLLVHNAEIKRLVMGCTGAKRTTGQHPGGVMVVPKDRDIYDFTPIQHPADAQDSDIITTHFDYHSISGRLLKLDILGHDDPTVIRMLEDLTGVNAREIPLDDKETMSLFTSVDALNIKPEDINCTVGTLGLPEFGTRFVRQMLVDTKPTTFAELVRISGLSHGTDVWLNNAQDIIKEGKATLKEVISTRDDIMLFLISKGMDKKLSFKIMESVRKGKGIKDEEIEEMKKHDVPDWFIQSCKKIKYMFPKAHAVAYVIMAFRIAYFKVHYPEAFYATYFTVRADEFNIDIMNSIEKIKENIRLIESKGNNATAKEKGLLTILEVGLEMYLRGLKFTDVDLYKSDAIKFLITKDGILPPLNSLEGIGKQAAKIIAEERKNGKFLSIEDLRNRTRISKTVIEILKQHGCLQDIPESNQLSLF
- the rimP gene encoding ribosome maturation factor RimP, translated to MSKIEELTRNLVAPAIEKNNFELVDVEYKKEGNNWYLRVYIDKDGGVSLDDCQIISEYLSEKLDEVDPIENSYILEVSSPGIDRPLKTQRDFDKFKGSLVEVSLYQPIDKKKKYEGELVGLINDKVVITDNGERREFDIKDISLVKPVIKF
- the nusA gene encoding transcription termination factor NusA; amino-acid sequence: MNSEFIEALDQICKDKGIPKDTMFEAIEAALVSAYKKNYGTAQNVKVKMDRETGDVKVYAQKTVVENVYNDLLEISLEDAQKLSKKYQVGDVVDIEVTPKSFGRIAAQNAKQVVVQRIREAERGIVYEDFLSKESEIVTGIVERIERKNVLVDLGKAEATLTPNEQIPNETYNHGDRIKVYIVEVKKTTKGPQILISRSHPGLVKRLFEMEVPELQQGIVEIRSISREPGSRTKMAVYTKDENVDPVGSCVGYKGARVQAVVNELKGEKIDIVKWSSKPQEFVTNALSPAKVLSIDIDEKEKIARVVVPDYQLSLAIGKEGQNVRLAAKLTGWKIDITSESASKS
- the rnpM gene encoding RNase P modulator RnpM, translated to MKAKKIPMRMCLGCQEMKPKKELLRIVKKAHSNDIQVDLTGKMSGRGCYICKNIDCLEKALKSKKIERALETSLTEDIIEQMRKEVSNE
- a CDS encoding ribosomal L7Ae/L30e/S12e/Gadd45 family protein; the encoded protein is MNKFYSMLGLCRKAGKLLAGSFGVEKGVVNLKVCLVVISADASDNTKKKFINLCNSKNIPYLIVGNKEDIGKSIGKGDTAVIGITDVNLSNKLIIEAEEVLTNGGE
- the infB gene encoding translation initiation factor IF-2 translates to MEVNKMSKTRVYELAKELKLTSKELISKLNDLDINVKNHMSTLEDDEVSLVIDLLTEKEETETDDLLDEYEEINEKPSKKSTKKQKKSDSKKAKESNMNVQQNDTVKIISIPAFITVKELSEKMKINPSDIIKKLISRGIMVTINQQIDYENASQIAEEYGFLLEKKEDNEDNLEIIDKEDDEKDLLPRPPVITVMGHVDHGKTSLLDAIRKTNVTQREAGGITQHIGASVVEINGKKVVFLDTPGHEAFTAMRARGASVTDIAVLVVAADDGVMPQTIEAINHAKAANVPIIVAINKIDKPNANPDRVKQELVEHGLVPEDWGGNTICVNVSAQKNIGLDDLLEMILLEAEMLELKANPNRPARGTIIEAQLDKNRGPIATVLVQKGTLKTGDVIIAGTAYGKVRAMFDDKGRKVKKATPSIPVEVLGLSDVPKAGDILVVLDDEKKARSIAEKRKEKYREEEIMQKQKISLDELFNQIKEGNVKELNIILKADVQGSVEALKNSIEQLSNDDVRLRVIHGAVGAITETDVMFASASNAIIIGFNVRPDSKAKSLAEKEKVDIRLYRIIYDAIDDLKAAMKGMLEPEFREKELGKAEVRAVFRVPNVGNVAGCYVIEGKIIRNANIRVVRDGIVIFEGKISSLKRFKDDVKEVQSGFECGIGIERFNDIKEGDVLEAYQMEEIPR